A region from the Pelobates fuscus isolate aPelFus1 chromosome 3, aPelFus1.pri, whole genome shotgun sequence genome encodes:
- the LOC134603605 gene encoding vitelline membrane outer layer protein 1 homolog, translated as MILTLLSFILVLAGQTAGTIIEVPNGAQWGTWGTLDRCAPGTVAKGFTLKVQGMQGLYDDTALNGIRLHCVRCQSPHNEMTINSTVADWGKWGPTFWCPYGYLMAFSLRVEGSQGKGDDTAANNIKLKCSDGSILEGNGLSWGTYGDWSDNCTTGVCGMESKVEDPQPVGDNTALNDVRFTCCDREPTLHAQATGH; from the exons ATGATCCTCACTCTTCTGTCTTTCATCCTTGTCCTTGCTGGACAGACAGCGGGAACAATTATCGAAGTTCCGAATGGAGCTCAGTGGGGTACATGGGGTACACTGGATAGATGTGCTCCTGGGACCGTAGCAAAAGGCTTCACCCTGAAG GTGCAGGGCATGCAAGGCTTATATGATGACACAGCTTTGAATGGAATTCGCCTGCACTGTGTGAGATGCCAGTCTCCGCACAATGAGATGACAATCAATTCTACCGTTGCAGA CTGGGGAAAATGGGGCCCAACTTTCTGGTGTCCATATGGCTATCTAATGGCCTTCTCACTGAGGGTAGAGGGCTCTCAAGGAAAGGGAGATGACACTGCGGCAAACAACATCAAATTGAAATGCTCAGATGGTAGCATTCTTGAAGGAAATGGCCTCAGCTGGGGAACTTATGGAGACTGGAGTGACAACTGCACCACGGGTGTTTGTGGAATGGAGTCAAAGGTAGAAGATCCCCAACCTGTGGGAGATAACACAGCTCTCAACGATGTGAGATTTACCTGCTGTGACAGGGAACCAACACTACATGCACAGGCAACAGGGCACTGA